From Vespula vulgaris chromosome 11, iyVesVulg1.1, whole genome shotgun sequence, the proteins below share one genomic window:
- the LOC127067663 gene encoding ER membrane protein complex subunit 5: MPATTMHKFITFLGVISMLHAAYSAAQHRSYLRITEQEFTTLPIDILIQGIISLFIVMYGVMYIAGDFKEIRAVVDLENKSWETLRNLPSFQIFNHRGKSLSPDYI, from the exons atgccAGCCACAACAATGCATAAATTCATAACATTTCTTGGAGTAATTTCCATGTTGCATGCTGCTTATTCAGCTGCACAAC atagatCATATTTGCGAATAACTGAGCAAGAATTTACTACTTTACCAATTGAT ATATTAATACAAGGTATAATAAGTTTGTTCATAGTTATGTATGGTGTAATGTACATAGCTGgtgattttaaagaaatacgaGCAGTTGTTGATTTGGAAAACAAATCTTGGGAAACATTAAGAAATCTTCCatcatttcaaatatttaatcacCGTGGCAAATCACTATCTCCTGATTATATTTAA